A DNA window from Ensifer sp. WSM1721 contains the following coding sequences:
- a CDS encoding IclR family transcriptional regulator — protein MEASGKGRRGRKAGENAAPSSVQVLDRSLTLFSLVADRDGSTLTDLADQTGLAPSTIHRLLTSLASHGMVAHDPDTGEWTIGVRAFEIGNAFLRFRKLGTISRPFLKRLMDESGETANIGIEDDGDVVFISQIESHAPMRAFFRPGRRGPIHASGIGKAILSTWSDTEIAKGLSGRTLTRFTRRTLDTLPALIKNVQEIRNRGWSVDDEEHTLGMRCIAAPLFNEYGEAIGGISISGPTVRIDDDKLEVLGPVVRLTADELTRAIGGHRPGEG, from the coding sequence ATGGAGGCGAGCGGCAAGGGAAGGCGAGGGCGTAAAGCGGGAGAGAATGCCGCCCCAAGCTCAGTGCAGGTACTCGACCGCAGCCTGACGCTTTTCAGCCTGGTCGCGGATCGCGACGGCTCGACATTGACCGACCTCGCCGATCAGACGGGCCTTGCGCCCTCGACGATCCACCGCCTTCTGACTTCGCTCGCCAGCCACGGCATGGTCGCGCATGATCCCGATACCGGTGAATGGACGATCGGTGTCAGGGCCTTCGAGATCGGCAACGCCTTCTTGCGCTTCCGCAAGCTCGGCACGATCAGCCGCCCCTTTCTGAAGCGCCTGATGGACGAGAGCGGCGAAACGGCCAATATCGGCATTGAGGATGACGGCGACGTCGTCTTCATCTCGCAGATCGAAAGCCACGCGCCGATGCGCGCCTTCTTTCGCCCGGGGCGGCGAGGGCCGATTCACGCCTCCGGCATCGGCAAGGCGATCCTTTCCACCTGGTCCGACACGGAAATCGCGAAGGGCTTGAGCGGCAGGACGCTCACGCGCTTCACCCGCCGGACGCTCGACACGCTGCCGGCGCTCATCAAGAATGTCCAGGAGATCCGCAATCGCGGCTGGTCGGTCGACGACGAAGAGCACACGCTCGGCATGCGCTGCATCGCAGCACCCCTTTTCAACGAATATGGCGAGGCGATCGGCGGCATCTCGATTTCCGGCCCGACGGTGCGCATCGACGACGACAAGCTCGAGGTCCTCGGTCCAGTCGTGCGCCTGACGGCGGACGAACTAACGCGGGCGATCGGCGGTCATAGGCCGGGGGAAGGCTGA
- a CDS encoding LysR family transcriptional regulator has product MELRHLRYFVAVAEAASFTAAAKSLNISQPPLSQQIRDLEEEVGTRLFERSSRNVELTEAGADFLNHARMILGQVEHAAHQARAIGSGQVGTLNIGTTGSVLLGSLSTLVARFGDRWPGVFVRIHEMDPQAQEAALLAHRTDLSFVRRPRHNVDLVATVAWHEKVGVVLPESHPLARLEKIELGALRGESFVFLRLVDSRFARYLHDCCVAAGFVPNITNEVVESYSLTSLVAAGLGVALVPECIRNLSRPGIVYRALVDPAPEADVYVISRPNHGPVVASFLEMTRAMFA; this is encoded by the coding sequence ATGGAACTGCGCCATCTGCGCTATTTCGTTGCCGTAGCCGAGGCGGCGAGCTTCACGGCGGCGGCAAAAAGCCTGAACATTTCCCAACCGCCGCTCAGCCAGCAGATCAGGGACTTGGAAGAAGAAGTCGGGACGCGGCTTTTCGAGCGTTCCAGCAGGAATGTCGAGCTCACCGAGGCGGGGGCCGATTTCCTCAATCATGCGAGGATGATCCTCGGGCAGGTGGAGCATGCCGCTCATCAGGCGCGCGCCATCGGATCCGGCCAGGTCGGAACGCTGAACATAGGAACGACCGGATCGGTGTTGCTCGGGTCGCTGTCAACGCTGGTGGCGAGGTTCGGGGATCGTTGGCCGGGGGTTTTCGTGCGCATCCATGAAATGGATCCGCAAGCCCAGGAGGCCGCGCTGCTGGCGCATCGGACTGACTTGAGCTTCGTGCGCCGGCCTCGTCACAATGTCGATCTCGTCGCGACGGTCGCCTGGCACGAAAAGGTCGGTGTCGTCCTTCCCGAAAGCCACCCGCTTGCACGCCTGGAGAAGATCGAGCTTGGAGCCTTGCGAGGCGAGAGCTTCGTTTTCCTGAGGCTCGTCGATTCCCGCTTCGCGCGTTACCTGCACGATTGCTGCGTGGCGGCGGGATTCGTGCCGAACATCACCAACGAAGTGGTGGAGTCATACTCGCTGACGAGCCTGGTGGCGGCGGGTCTCGGCGTGGCGCTCGTTCCGGAATGCATCCGCAATCTCTCCCGGCCCGGCATTGTCTATCGCGCGCTCGTCGACCCCGCGCCGGAGGCCGACGTCTATGTCATCAGCCGGCCGAACCATGGTCCGGTCGTCGCAAGCTTCCTGGAGATGACGAGGGCGATGTTTGCGTGA
- a CDS encoding C4-dicarboxylate transporter DctA translates to MRKFGKSLFGQVVIALILGIIVGVSWPEFASQLKPLGDGFIKLIRMIIAPLVFGVVVHGIVGAGDLRKVGRVGLKSLIYFEAVTTVALLMGLIAAYVFGPGHGMNVDATSLDASALSSYAEKVPQVTGTVDFLMRIIPTTVVDAFAKGDVLQVLLFAVLFGAALCLIGERGKLVAEVINETTQVLFKVIGFIVRLAPIGVFGAIAYTVGKYGVGSLQQLGYLLILLYATIIVFVVGVLGLIMRIAGFSLFKFLAYLREELMIVLATTSSDSVLPQVMRKLERLGIKDSTVGLVVPTGYSFNLDAFSIYLTLAAVFIAQATNTPLAAGDLMLILGVALLTSKGAHGIPGSAIVVLAATLSAIPVIPAIGLVLVLSVDWFVGIARALGNLIGNCVAAVVIAVWEGDIDREQAHRVLNGEPAATDVEPSPAFHSAKANIGDVGVAALANPVNTR, encoded by the coding sequence ATGCGGAAGTTTGGAAAATCCCTGTTCGGGCAGGTCGTCATCGCGCTCATCCTGGGCATCATTGTCGGCGTCTCTTGGCCGGAATTCGCATCGCAGTTGAAGCCGCTCGGCGACGGCTTCATCAAGCTGATCAGAATGATCATCGCGCCGCTCGTCTTCGGCGTCGTCGTTCACGGCATTGTGGGCGCCGGCGACCTCAGGAAGGTCGGACGGGTCGGTTTGAAATCCCTCATCTATTTTGAGGCCGTGACCACGGTCGCGCTCCTCATGGGGCTCATCGCGGCCTATGTCTTCGGGCCCGGACACGGCATGAACGTCGATGCGACGAGCCTCGATGCGAGCGCCTTGAGCTCCTACGCGGAAAAAGTCCCCCAGGTGACGGGTACCGTCGACTTCCTGATGCGGATCATTCCGACCACGGTCGTCGACGCCTTCGCCAAGGGCGACGTGCTGCAGGTGCTCCTGTTCGCCGTCCTGTTCGGAGCAGCACTTTGCCTCATCGGCGAACGCGGCAAGCTCGTCGCCGAGGTGATCAACGAGACGACGCAGGTGCTCTTCAAAGTCATCGGTTTCATCGTCCGGCTGGCGCCGATCGGCGTCTTCGGCGCCATCGCCTATACCGTCGGCAAATATGGTGTGGGTTCCCTGCAGCAGCTCGGCTACCTGCTTATCCTGCTCTATGCGACGATCATCGTGTTCGTGGTTGGCGTGCTAGGCCTGATCATGCGGATCGCCGGGTTCAGCCTTTTCAAGTTCCTGGCCTATCTGCGCGAGGAGTTGATGATCGTTCTCGCGACCACCTCTTCGGACAGCGTGCTTCCCCAGGTCATGCGCAAGCTCGAACGGCTCGGGATCAAGGACTCGACCGTCGGCCTGGTCGTGCCGACCGGCTATTCGTTCAACCTCGACGCCTTTTCCATCTATCTCACCCTCGCCGCCGTCTTCATTGCGCAGGCGACCAACACGCCGCTTGCGGCGGGCGACCTCATGCTGATCCTCGGCGTGGCGCTGCTCACCTCGAAAGGCGCGCATGGCATTCCGGGTTCTGCAATCGTCGTTCTGGCTGCAACACTTTCAGCAATTCCAGTGATTCCAGCGATAGGGCTTGTTCTCGTATTGTCGGTCGACTGGTTCGTCGGCATTGCTCGAGCGCTCGGCAACCTGATAGGCAATTGCGTGGCTGCCGTGGTGATCGCGGTATGGGAGGGCGATATCGATCGCGAGCAGGCCCACCGCGTGCTCAACGGCGAGCCGGCCGCAACGGATGTCGAGCCATCGCCAGCGTTTCATTCCGCCAAGGCGAACATCGGCGATGTCGGCGTTGCCGCCCTCGCGAATCCCGTGAACACCCGGTAA